From the Aspergillus puulaauensis MK2 DNA, chromosome 1, nearly complete sequence genome, the window GGATAAAGGAAACCGGACGGGTTGGGGAAGGCCTTCATACCACTGGGATAGTTGGAAGTCTAGTTCCGACACGATTGGTGCTAGGGAAGCGAGCGTGAGGGTGTCGTCTCTCTGGTAGATCATGTGGCTAACTCGATTGAGCAATCGCCTCAGGGCAATCTCAGCTAAAAAGTACCAGAGTTCGTCACGGCCAGTACAGTTGGCAGGTTTATGTTTAGCATCCTCGTCGTTCTCGCccgcatcatcatcgtcgtcgtcgtcgtcataATCCTCATCAAATTTCCCTGGAAGATCGACGAGTTCCTCAAAGTTCACAATTCCAGAGTGCGGCAGATCTAATTCAGCCAACAGATCGCTTTCATATAGGAGGGCATTCCAATATACCCTCACACTTAGCTCCCTCCATTGGATAGGAACACGAGATGGGTTGCCGAATAATAACTGTAGCTTGATGCTGGCGTTTGATAGCAATGCCCAAGCTTCAAGTGGCCGGACCAAATAAAACAAGTAAGCAGCTGTTAGGATAATACATTGGGCGGCAGCTACAGAGTTGCGCATAATGACAGACGGCAGAAGATTCCATGCTGCCATAAAATATGAAAAACCAGGAGGATCCTTGTCCGTCGGAACCAAAGCGATACTGCCATACTGGGCGGCACAGCCAAGAGCTAAGACCAAAAGAGAAACACAACTCTCTGGGCCTTCTCTAAAACCAAGAGAAACAGCCGCATTATAATATCGTGGCCAAGTGTAGGGATTAACACACGCATACCAAACGTTGACTAGTTCAAAGAAGGTTTCGATATAAGCTTGGGCATGGGATAGATCAAGCGCAGCAGAGGCATCCATTCTGAGCGGCTCACGGGCCATTTCTAACTGTAATAACGTTTGTGGATCATATGGGCGAGCCACTAAGTCCCCAATCAAGGGCCAGTTCAAGAGATTCAGTGCCGGTGTCGTGTGTGCTTTGGGCATTGTTGATATGCTTGTTGGCGGGTTTGCCCATGAGCCGAGTCCGACAATGCAGGTCGTTCTTCCAGGTACAACTTGATGCCTAGATGATTTCGCAACGACGTCATCGCTTCTAATATTGATTTCGTTACTTGTTGCGGGTGAAGTCGAGGACAACGTCAAGCGAGTATTTTCTGCTGCTAGGCTAGTTTGTAGTAGTCCCTCGATTCTTGTGAGCCTTTCAATGATCAATTTATCTCCAGCATCTAGCTTTATGCCGGGTTCCCTGTAGACGCATTCTGCATCAAGGTCAGTGCAGAGTTGGCACCTTGGGCGTGCTCCGTTACACCTAGTTTTCCGTAAACGACATATTTGGCACTACTTTGCTTATACTTAATGGTTAACAATGCTTGGGTGGGCCGGTCAAAAGAATTATAAGAATGGAGCATGGTGAAGATACATACAGCAATGGTAGCACGTCTTCGGGGGTACTCGGTGGCTTCGGAACTGGGGCGCTTTTTTTTGTCCGCCAACTCATTCAAACCAGTTGGTGAATTAGAATCGAACGGTAACTCCCTGTCCCTCTCCGGTGAAATAGACATAGTTTCGGATGCTGAAATGGTGAATATAGACATAAGCGAAGCAGGCCGCCGTAGAAGAGTGCAAGTCACTTTATATACGCAGGCAAGCTTCTCATGTCAACAAAACCACTGCCCATTCGTACCGTTGAGCTGTTCAAGGCGAGTATCCAAACTTTAGTACTGCTAGCATTTTTCAAGGTTAAGGAGCGCAAGGCGTAGGATATTTTGAACAATTAGGGCTTTTGTCGTATCGGAGAACACCTTGCGCTGTGGACAGAGTTCGGTAATCGAAACCAAATGGGCAACTGCAACTGGGGAGGTAGTGGATCGAAATTGTTCTCGAAACAGCGAGGCATATGGAATAAAGGGAAAACTTCTGGAGTAAGTGTGGCACAGATACTTGAAGAACCATCGGCAGTAAATACCGTATAGAAGAAGCCAACCACCATGTACGAACTAACCCAGGGCCCTCTTGTTTGCTAGGAGACTAGATGGTATGGCCTCTGTTATATGTTGGTGACTCATGATTGTCTCATGTTTTCCCCGCGCCTCAAGGTTATTTCAATCTGTAGGTATCGGTCTTCTGGTTGAGCGGGGAAGCGTCAATGACGGTGGTGCTCCTGCACGGACTACCGACGGAGGCTTCGTTGATCCCACGTGAGAAGATGGTGGGGCTATGTACTAGAGCACTGCGTAGCGAGTACTACGTAGTCAAGTTTTAACCGAGAGCAATGATAAAATCAGCTCTGGCACGATTACCTGTACTTCACTCAAGCATAAAGCCTGGCCGAGGCCCTTGTTTCAGGCGGTCGGGGTCGTTTATCATACCTTCCGAGATACGGTCTGTGGTCCGTGGAGGATGCTCAACGGAACTATTGGATTTAATTTGGAGACGAGAATCTTATTCGCCATCCCCGTGGTTATTTTGCCCAGTTGGAACTGTTTGCGAACATGCCTTTAGATGGAAAGGGCTGGATTGAAGGGCTGAGGAGCTTGTCATACGAAGCGACTCCAGTTAAGTAGCTCATCCAAGGTGAGGACTTAACCAGTTGATCTCAAGGGTTGGAGCCCGATCCTTGAACAAATTATTACTGTAGCATTAAATCCTTGCGTCTACTACGTATAGAGACCTAGTACTTTTGTAAAGTGCGGAGTATATTTGGAATTAAACAGAGGTAGAATACAGTAAAAGTCGAGGCAGTGGTTCCTCATGTCGGGTCTGCCGGGCCCCGGCCGGAGATGTTCGTTGCCAAATTTGGAGTAGTGTAATTAACGCGTCGCTTTCTCCAAAACAAAGCAACGCGAGATCAACCACGATCGCACCTACCACACAATAACACCCCATTCACGTCTCACAATTTGAAGACAAATCAAACTCTCATTTTCCTTCTGGTTCTCATTGATTGAAATCACGCCAGCGGTACTCGAAGGCGAACGCAAGACCTCCTTCCTCGGCAATACGTTTGCTTGATATCATGCCCAGACCGGCAGCGAAGCGCAATCATTTGGCGACGGTAGCTTCGAAACAGACCCAGAGTCATGATTCGTCGCGAGATATCGTTGGATCTCGCGATATCTCACGGTCACCAAGAAGCGATGCAGTGAGCAGTTCGCGACTCGCGAATAGCGCTGACCCATCCGATATTATACGGCAATTAAGGAATCAAACGCCTCTCAGCAAAGCGCATGGATTTGCATTAGGGTCGTCACCTGGAACCGAACAGGGAGCTACAGGCAGTCGACCACCTACGAGGGCCCGGGGCTACTCCTCGACCCTTTCCATTGCTGGGCGCAAAGGAGATACGAGCTCGAGGATCCCGGGGACGCCTGCCTTTGAGAGTTCAATATTGAGCAACTTCAGACGACGACCTCGACAAGCGAGTATTCTACATATGATGcacgatgaggatgggtCATCTGAtctcgacgacgatgactttCTCGGTGGCTTAAGTCCGGAGGATGAATCAACACCATTGAATATTTCGCGAGGGAAGTCATTGGTGCTTAGGCCTGCCGTGTCTTCCCCCGAAACGTCTCCATCTTTACTTTCAAGTGGTAAATCTTCGAAGCGCAAACGATCAGTCGACGAAACTGAAGCCTCCAACTCGTTTCTCGATCTTGAAAGAAGCACACCTGGGCCCCCAACATCAGGAATGGACCCAAGACAGAGAGAATCCTCTGGTGATCTGCATCATCCAACACAATCTCCGGCTACTTTCAGCGAGACGATAGTACCACCAATGAGCAGTCCTGTTCCGGTTCTCACTCATGAAATGTCTACACCAGATTCAGATCGGCAGCTGTCTCGTGCAAACCAGGCCCAGATCCCCAAGGGCGCACAGCCAAATGATAACAAGTTTCATATCCCAACAGCAGCACTTCAAGATAAACTCTTGCCTCGAAGGCGCCAGAAGAGGGTAGCGCGCCTGGGGGCATCCAGATTTGACGTCCTCGGCGAGtcagatggagatgaagtcgCTACGCCTGCACCAGACGATGACGAATTGAGTTACTTACCCTTTCGTAATCGGTCTCATACGCGACGACATCCAGCGAATAAGCCGAAACTGGTCAATAGTAATCGAGGCAGGGCAGATATGAAACTTCACGGCAAAGATGCCACAACCATTAAACAAAACGGCATTAGCTCTCGTAAAGAAACAAATGGTGGCAAAGAGAACGAGTCTACCGACATGTCCTCACCTTTGTCATCAGCCCTTGAGTCCGACGAGCTCGACTCTGAATTCGATCTTGAACAGGAACCTCCGATCAAGGCTTATTTAAGTGAAGAGTTAAGAATGCAGGCTCTGAAATTCGCAGAGGTGGATAAATGGCAGATGGAGTTTGAGGATGTGATCACCAACACTCAGGAGAGTGGGGCCTTTAGGTGAATGGTGTTTAATGCTCAATAATATGAGTTTCCCTTATTATGTTTGAACTAGGCAAATTAATGTAAAAACCGATAATTAACTGTCTAGGTTCAGATCGCGCCACCGGTGATTCAGCCCCGCTGTCAAATGGAACCCCGCTGGTTTGCCGAGCAGGGCCGATGTAAGCCGCCGTTGCATTGGGACAGATAAAATAGCTCCAGTCCCCAGAAAAGCGCGCTTGAACTTCTTTGTTACATTGGACTGAAGAACCATGACTTCTCTTGACACCATCCTTGCGGCCAAATATCCCGCCAAAGCACATGCTCGACGGGTTGCCGACGGTCTCAAGGCTCTTGGTCACAGTGGAGGCGCCATCTACCTAGAAGCTCAAAAAACCCGCTTAATCGAAGACAATGACGAACCGGTGCCCTTCAGGTAAGTGCTTTTTTGGTCGCGGATGGGTTGCTATACTTTGTCGCTGGCCGCATTATTTGTGAGAATGTTGCTCATTTGCTGACTATCGCAGACAACGGCGCCCTTTCTTCTATCTCTCAGGGTGTTTGCTACCGGACTCGTCTCTGATCTATAATATCGATTCTGATCAGTTAACCCTCTTCATTCCTCCGGTTAACCCAGATGACGTGATCTGGTCCGGCCTTCCACTGTCACCTGCGGAGGCACTCGAGCGATATGATGTCGATAATGTGTTGGAGATACCCGAAGTCAACGCAACATTGGCGACCATTGCTGCCTCGAAAGGCAATACGTGTGTTGCTTTTGCGATTGTGGAGCAGGTATCTGAAGGTACAAAATTTGAGGGCTTCTCTGAAACCAACTTCAGCGTACTGAAGGGTGTCATCGAGGAGACTCGCGTCATCAAAGACAGTTACGAGGTTGCGCTTCTTAGGAAAGCAAACGATATCTCTGCCAAGGCCCATATTGCAGCCATTAAAGCCGCAAAATCTGCTACCAACGAGCGTGAAATTGAGGCAGCGTTCATTGCCGCTTGCATCGCTAACGGAGCCCGTGAACAATCATATCATCCGATCGTTGCCTGTGGTGAGAACGGTGCCACTCTACATTATGGAAAGAACGACGAGAATCTGGTCGACCAGGTTACACACCGGAGAAAGGACAACGTTCTAATTGATGCCGGCGGGGAATACCGTACTTACTGTGCAGATATCACCCGTGCGTTTCCCCTGAACGGTAAATTCCTGCCAGAAACCCGCCAAATATACGAGATTGTTCTACAGATGCAATTGAAGTGCATCGATATGCTGAAGGAAGGGGTACAGTGGGAAGACGTTCACGCGTACGCACACCGCATTGCAATCAAGGGCTTGCTGAAGCTGGGGATTTTGCGCGGTTCAGATGACGAGTTATTTGAGAAGCGGATTAGCGTTGCTTTCTTCCCACACGGCCTTGGCCATTACCTTGGAATGGATACGCATGATACTGGCGGCAACCCGAACTATGAGGACAATGATACCATGTTCAGGTATCTTCGTGTCCGGGGCCAGCTACCGGCTGGATCTGTTATCACCGTTGAGCCTGGCGTAAGTCTTATTCACTCCATTGCGCTATCTTTCAATATTAATTACTGATCGTTTCTCTTATAGATTTATTTCTGCCGTTTCATCATTGAGCCGTTCCTCAAGAACCCCGATCTCCAAAATTATATTGACGTGGATACCCTGCAGCGATACTGGGCAGTCGGTGGGGTTCGCATCGAAGATAATATCCACGTTACTAAGAATGGGCACGACAACCTGACTACAGCACCTAAGGtgattgaggagattgaggctCTGGCTGCTTAGGGCCATAACTTTATAGAACACCGAATCCGAAATCCCATGCtctcaaaaaaaaaaaaaaacatcaTACATTACAGAACCATAGAGTAACACAGCTACAAGCAAACCTTAAGTAGAATTGTCGATCAGTGGGTTTATACGGGGCCCAGGACCTGCAGACAGAAAAATAAATGGCGGTGCGTCTATCCGTAGAAAAGCGAAAATAGAATATTGAGCTCGGTGACGAGCAGATTACAAATGATGGTGGATCGATCCACCGATAGGTACGTCCCCCGATTGCGAGTCACGTATCGACAATCCAGTTTGTGTCTTTTAGAGGCCACTGCGAAGTCGCTTCCTTCCACTTCCCTTCACTCCAGATTCTGTCTCCGCTCGGTCCTGTGCGCGTTTCTCTTTTTGGTCCAGAACCACGGTCAGGACGTCAAAACAAAACTGCGGAACATCGAGACATAGTTGCTTAAAATCTTCGACCGCCTCATGGCGCAGGACATGGCTCCTCATACCCCAAAAGTTCGACACGGGCCTGCGAATAGTAACATCATCGGACGCCGTGTTAGCATATACATAGCGGGCATAGGCCAATTCACCACGCGAGGTACTATTGATGCGATGTATCTTAGAATGCGCAAGGGACTTCAGGGCAGGAATACCTAGTTTCCCTGCCAGCGTGTATACACGAGCATGCTTGAGGAGCTGTTCGCCAGTATCATCTGTTCCATTGACAATTTGTAGTTGTGAAGGTGCATAGTCCCGTGTGTATTGATACTGTAAGAAATAACCAAACGCTTCGACGTCTTCATCAGGGAGTTCAATCCGGCGCTATGGAATTTAGTGTCAATTAACGGGCATCGCCAAGCGGAAGATAATGTGCCACCTACCGGACCTTCGCCAAATGCCTTAACCTGGTCGGATAACAAAGGCGTTTCCAACAGTAGGCTCTGGTGGGCCGTCATGGCAGTCTTTTCATCACCGCTTCCAACAACGAGCTCGACAATTGGTGATGTCAAGAAACTATTGAGAGAGTCCGTGAGTATAGTCTCCATGGTTGCGATTGAAAATAACACATATATAGGCTTTAAGGGAAATAAGTGAACGCGGCCGGGGTGTTGTAAACCTACTCAAGGAAGTGAAGCAGTTTTGGGGGCTGTGATTCCTCTGCTGGTTGCGCATCTGGTAAAGAAACGTCTTGTGTCTGTTCTGTTTGACCGTCATTTCCTGCACTTGGGGCCGGCGTCATCTCCGCATCGACTGGAGTTTGCGTGCTCCGCGCTGCATCTTCAGTTCCACCAACTTGCACCTGCGGGGCCGAATCCATTTTCGAATATCATGTGGGAACAGCTCAGTGGGTATATAACGGGCAGCTGGGAAAGAGTCAATGGAAGCTGATTGTAACTAACTGAAGGCAAATAATCTCTAAATTAAGCTGTGAAGGTGCTCTGTACCTAATATTACAAGAGCAATTAGGTGTCCAGTTAGGTTCGATCTGGGAGACAAATTTTCCCGGTTAAACTTGATTGCAATCTGATGCTTAAGTGAACAGATAAACACAGACTGATTTGTTGCGCAGTTGAAAAGCGGGCATTTGAAAAGCTCCGTTGCTGGAGTACTATTATCCAACACGTGACCTGAGATGTGCTCTGGCCCCTGCCAAGATTAGTATTGTGTGTAGGCCTCTCAGATTCAGATGGCTGCaaccagccagccccagAGGATCACTCCAGTTGGAGTGCTGGAGTCTGGTCTGTCAGGCAGATCAGCGATGCCTCTTCTTTGTAGATCGACTAAGTCAAAACTGCAGTCGATACAGCTATGCCTTTCCCCAAACATTGTAAGCTTCTGGCGCTATTTCCTGTCTCAAGAGGTTACAGTATAGATGCACATCCATCATCGGCAACTGTGTGCATTCTGTAGAGTTCTGCATAGACGCGAGAAGAAATGGTCGCGCTATCCTAGTCGCATTCATTGAGTAACATACGACGTAATCGGTGCCTGGCAGCCTGAGGGCGCATCACCATTAATTAGGTACTACCGTACGGAGTAACTATATGAAGGCGCGGCTAATGACGGTAACCGAATTTGGATCCACCCTCCAGTGCCGCCAACAACTACGGACTCCGTAGTCAAAGAATCTCAATCgtccaaactccaaacgCATGAATCCATATGTTCCGGTCGTTTTTACTTCGATCACGATCACAGAAGTTATATTTTGCTCGAAGCACGCTCTACAGCAATTCAACCAGAGCCAATTTCTGCGCACGCAGCATGGCGACCCTCATCAACCCCGCAAGGGACCCTAATACCTTGTCCAACTATAATAATTGGATTTGTACTCATAGCATCGTCAACTTTGAGATCCTTTTTGAACAAAAGAAGCTTGTCGGAAATGTTATCCACAGGCTCAGATCAACCACCAATGCTGAGACACAAGAAGTTATTCTTGATTCTCACCACGTCAATATCGGTGACGTCCAGGTCGCGGGTTTACCCGTGAAATGGGAGCTTCTCCCTCCACTGGGGCCTTACGGGACCGCGTTGAAAATTAAGCTAGAAAGGCCCCTTAAACTTGATGAAATAATTGACGTTAACGTATGTCGGATCGCTGAGGCTAGCAGCCGGCCAGGCCAATGCGCTAACAAGGGTTATAGATCTCTGTCGAAACAACAGAGAAATGCACCGCTCTCCAGTGGCTGACTCCGGCCCAAACATCAAACAAGAAGCACCCGTATATGTGTAAGTAGCCCTTTCGAGAATTTGTGGCCTGTGATGATATTCAGTTAGAGCTAACGGTTGTTGCGATTCAGTCTCTCAGTGCCAGGCCATCCATGCCCGGTCGATTTTCCCGTGCCAGGACACGCCTGATGTTAAATGCACTTTTGAATTTAATATCACTTCCCATTTGCCCGTTATTGCCAGTGGCCTGCCTGTTCGCAACTCCTCGAGCAAGCCGCAGCTTGGCGTAAAGAGCCTTTACCAATTCCACCAAAAAGTCCCTATTCCAAGCTATCTGTTTGCTTTAGCTAGTGGGTGAGTGCAAATGTCCAGCCACAATTGCATTTACTTTTTCACTTACTAATTTGGATAGCGATATTGTGGAGGCTACTGTTGGGCCACGAAGCGTTGTTGCAACCAGCCCTGATAAGCTTCAGGAATGCCAGTGGGAGCTCGAGGCGGATACGGAGAGGTTTATTGATACGATAGAGGTTTGCTTATAGACTTGTTCGTATCGGAATATCTAACTAATTTGTGAGTTCAGAAACTTATTTACCCCTATGCATGGGGTGAATTCAATGTCCTGATTCTTCCGCCCAGCTTCCCATACGGAGGTATGGAGAATCCGGTATTTACCTTTGCGACACCCAGCATCATTTCAAAGGTAGgtttaaaaaataaactgAGCACCCTTTTTTGTCATTAATATAAGCCACCAGGATCGGGAAAATGTCGACGTTATTGCCCATGAGCTGGCACATAGCTGGAGCGGTAATCTGGTAACTAGTGCTTCATGGGAGCATTTCTGGCTTAATGAAGGGTGGACAGTCTATCTGGAGAGACGTGTAAGTTCCGAAATCATGCCTATTGTTGTCTCGTGAATGTTGAGCACAGTTGACCATTGTACAGATACTAGCTGCAATGTAAGTGATCTTATTCTGATATGTCCTTAGTTCAAATGTTCATTGACCgaacttaatttaataggCATGGTGAAAAGTATCGCCATTTCTCGGCCATTATAGGCTGGAAGTCCCTTAAAGATTCCGTTGAGCGATATGGCCATGATCACGAATTCACAAAATTGGTTCCAATTCTCAAGGGAGAAGATCCGGATGATGCGTTCTCGAGCATCCCATACGAGAAAGGATTCAATTTCCTGTTTTATCTGGAAACCCTTATTGGAAAGGAGAAATTCGACCGCTTCA encodes:
- a CDS encoding uncharacterized protein (COG:S;~EggNog:ENOG410PMKS) codes for the protein MDSAPQVQVGGTEDAARSTQTPVDAEMTPAPSAGNDGQTEQTQDVSLPDAQPAEESQPPKLLHFLDFLTSPIVELVVGSGDEKTAMTAHQSLLLETPLLSDQVKAFGEGPRRIELPDEDVEAFGYFLQYQYTRDYAPSQLQIVNGTDDTGEQLLKHARVYTLAGKLGIPALKSLAHSKIHRINSTSRGELAYARYVYANTASDDVTIRRPVSNFWGMRSHVLRHEAVEDFKQLCLDVPQFCFDVLTVVLDQKEKRAQDRAETESGVKGSGRKRLRSGL
- a CDS encoding putative C6 finger domain protein (COG:K;~EggNog:ENOG410Q127;~InterPro:IPR036864,IPR001138;~TransMembrane:2 (i271-293o313-336i);~go_function: GO:0000981 - DNA-binding transcription factor activity, RNA polymerase II-specific [Evidence IEA];~go_function: GO:0008270 - zinc ion binding [Evidence IEA];~go_process: GO:0006355 - regulation of transcription, DNA-templated [Evidence IEA]) gives rise to the protein MSIFTISASETMSISPERDRELPFDSNSPTGLNELADKKKRPSSEATEYPRRRATIACQICRLRKTRCNGARPRCQLCTDLDAECVYREPGIKLDAGDKLIIERLTRIEGLLQTSLAAENTRLTLSSTSPATSNEINIRSDDVVAKSSRHQVVPGRTTCIVGLGSWANPPTSISTMPKAHTTPALNLLNWPLIGDLVARPYDPQTLLQLEMAREPLRMDASAALDLSHAQAYIETFFELVNVWYACVNPYTWPRYYNAAVSLGFREGPESCVSLLVLALGCAAQYGSIALVPTDKDPPGFSYFMAAWNLLPSVIMRNSVAAAQCIILTAAYLFYLVRPLEAWALLSNASIKLQLLFGNPSRVPIQWRELSVRVYWNALLYESDLLAELDLPHSGIVNFEELVDLPGKFDEDYDDDDDDDDAGENDEDAKHKPANCTGRDELWYFLAEIALRRLLNRVSHMIYQRDDTLTLASLAPIVSELDFQLSQWYEGLPQPVRFPLSHTPISQPVQTVLRLRYFACRTIIYRPYILAVFENEQASGDSWVRECCRRCLEATLCQLENVTSHRDGHLPYLWQGALSMVSQSLLIMGATMSPALAALLPSTFRVDSIISSVITEVDRYAHLAPSLKLSAEILRDAERRRQICLRSSGEIFCK
- a CDS encoding uncharacterized protein (COG:S;~EggNog:ENOG410PTK2), which codes for MPRPAAKRNHLATVASKQTQSHDSSRDIVGSRDISRSPRSDAVSSSRLANSADPSDIIRQLRNQTPLSKAHGFALGSSPGTEQGATGSRPPTRARGYSSTLSIAGRKGDTSSRIPGTPAFESSILSNFRRRPRQASILHMMHDEDGSSDLDDDDFLGGLSPEDESTPLNISRGKSLVLRPAVSSPETSPSLLSSGKSSKRKRSVDETEASNSFLDLERSTPGPPTSGMDPRQRESSGDLHHPTQSPATFSETIVPPMSSPVPVLTHEMSTPDSDRQLSRANQAQIPKGAQPNDNKFHIPTAALQDKLLPRRRQKRVARLGASRFDVLGESDGDEVATPAPDDDELSYLPFRNRSHTRRHPANKPKLVNSNRGRADMKLHGKDATTIKQNGISSRKETNGGKENESTDMSSPLSSALESDELDSEFDLEQEPPIKAYLSEELRMQALKFAEVDKWQMEFEDVITNTQESGAFR
- a CDS encoding bifunctional aminopeptidase/epoxide hydrolase (COG:E;~EggNog:ENOG410PGFF;~InterPro:IPR014782,IPR016024,IPR027268,IPR038502, IPR012777,IPR001930,IPR015211,IPR034015,IPR042097;~MEROPS:MER0002281;~PFAM:PF01433,PF17900,PF09127;~go_function: GO:0008237 - metallopeptidase activity [Evidence IEA];~go_function: GO:0008270 - zinc ion binding [Evidence IEA];~go_process: GO:0006508 - proteolysis [Evidence IEA]), coding for MFRSFLLRSRSQKLYFARSTLYSNSTRANFCARSMATLINPARDPNTLSNYNNWICTHSIVNFEILFEQKKLVGNVIHRLRSTTNAETQEVILDSHHVNIGDVQVAGLPVKWELLPPLGPYGTALKIKLERPLKLDEIIDVNISVETTEKCTALQWLTPAQTSNKKHPYMFSQCQAIHARSIFPCQDTPDVKCTFEFNITSHLPVIASGLPVRNSSSKPQLGVKSLYQFHQKVPIPSYLFALASGDIVEATVGPRSVVATSPDKLQECQWELEADTERFIDTIEKLIYPYAWGEFNVLILPPSFPYGGMENPVFTFATPSIISKDRENVDVIAHELAHSWSGNLVTSASWEHFWLNEGWTVYLERRILAAMHGEKYRHFSAIIGWKSLKDSVERYGHDHEFTKLVPILKGEDPDDAFSSIPYEKGFNFLFYLETLIGKEKFDRFIPHYFTTFKEKSLDSYEFKSSLLSFFGPDAEASKFLHEVDWDAWFYKPGLPPKPDFDTSLADVVYELANKWRSLPESSFHPRPSDIQGLTANQIVVFLEQILLFEQPLTADLSKIMGEVYGLAKSGNIEVSNLYLQIGIKAGDKSVIEPTVDLLGKIGRMKFVRPLYRTLQKVDRQVAIDTFVKYKDFYHPICRGMVEKDLF
- a CDS encoding aminopeptidase P family protein (COG:E;~EggNog:ENOG410PFW6;~InterPro:IPR000994,IPR029149,IPR036005,IPR007865;~MEROPS:MER0001733;~PFAM:PF05195,PF00557;~go_function: GO:0030145 - manganese ion binding [Evidence IEA];~go_function: GO:0070006 - metalloaminopeptidase activity [Evidence IEA]), which gives rise to MTSLDTILAAKYPAKAHARRVADGLKALGHSGGAIYLEAQKTRLIEDNDEPVPFRQRRPFFYLSGCLLPDSSLIYNIDSDQLTLFIPPVNPDDVIWSGLPLSPAEALERYDVDNVLEIPEVNATLATIAASKGNTCVAFAIVEQVSEGTKFEGFSETNFSVLKGVIEETRVIKDSYEVALLRKANDISAKAHIAAIKAAKSATNEREIEAAFIAACIANGAREQSYHPIVACGENGATLHYGKNDENLVDQVTHRRKDNVLIDAGGEYRTYCADITRAFPLNGKFLPETRQIYEIVLQMQLKCIDMLKEGVQWEDVHAYAHRIAIKGLLKLGILRGSDDELFEKRISVAFFPHGLGHYLGMDTHDTGGNPNYEDNDTMFRYLRVRGQLPAGSVITVEPGIYFCRFIIEPFLKNPDLQNYIDVDTLQRYWAVGGVRIEDNIHVTKNGHDNLTTAPKVIEEIEALAA